The DNA sequence CGGCTCGTGCACCGACTTGCGCGGCATGATGCCGGGGGCCTTCATGTCGGCGATGCGGCGCTCGGTCGTCTCGATCGGGCCCTTGCCGTCGATCGGGTTGCCAAGGCCGTCCACGACGCGACCCAGCAGGGCCTTGCCGACCGGAACGTCCACGATCGAGCGCGTGCGCTTGACGGTGTCGCCTTCCTTGATCGAGCGGTCGTCGCCGAAGATCACGATACCGACGTTGTCGGTCTCGAGGTTCAGCACCATGCCGCGGATTCCGCCGGGGAACTCGACCATCTCGCCGGCCTGGACCTTGTCCAGACCATAGACGCGCGCGATGCCGTCACCGACGGACAGGACCTGACCAACTTCGGCAACTTCGGCGTCCTGGCCGAAGTTCTTGATCTGCTCCTTGAGGATCGCCGAAATTTCGGCAGCCTGGATTCCCATTATCCGACCTCTTTCATGACATTCTGCAGGGAAGCGAGCTTCGAGCGGACCGAACTGTCGATCATCTGCGAGCCCAACTTGACAATCATGCCGCCGATGAGGGTCTCATCGACGCGCGTGTTCAGCTTGACCGTCTTGCCGGATTTATCGGCCAGGGTCTGTTTCAGGCGGTCCATTTGCGCATCGGTCAGCGCGATGGCGCTGGTGACGTCGGCGGTGACCTCGCCCCGCTCCGTGGCGATCAGCTCCGCCAGGCGGGCGGTCAGCTGCGGCAGCACGAACAGGCGGCGATTCTTCGCCATCAGCTGCAGCGTGTTGGCCAGCACCGGCGACAGGCCCATGCGGGTCGACAGCGCGCCGATCGCGGCCGCCTGCTGGTCGCGGGAATAGATCGGGCTGGCGATCAGGTCGCGCAGCTCGG is a window from the Paracoccus marcusii genome containing:
- a CDS encoding F0F1 ATP synthase subunit delta, whose amino-acid sequence is MTVANSVSISQSIAGRYAQAVFEIAKESGGMDALATQTDDLNAALHDSAELRDLIASPIYSRDQQAAAIGALSTRMGLSPVLANTLQLMAKNRRLFVLPQLTARLAELIATERGEVTADVTSAIALTDAQMDRLKQTLADKSGKTVKLNTRVDETLIGGMIVKLGSQMIDSSVRSKLASLQNVMKEVG